In Nocardia yunnanensis, one DNA window encodes the following:
- a CDS encoding alpha/beta fold hydrolase, which produces MVDGGQDPEQERPAPEPVHRAGRGEPLLLLHGVLLTWQSWGAVLDELATEHSVLAPTFPGHWGGPEAARPVTVAALVDHCERLLDESGWETAHIAGNSLGGWVALELAARGRARTCTAIAPAGLWRTPAAADALLRKFRAFGPLLGLEPGRPSTTPSLLRSLLLPLLANRPAAVPNPLAKAMTAAITECAIVDDLAADPGLPTGFTGLGELSAPTTVLLPEHDRVLPPHVYQPLTSSGAVEVRPLHGLGHVPMLEAPDVITAEVRATIARAAAVHPG; this is translated from the coding sequence ATGGTGGATGGCGGCCAGGATCCGGAACAGGAGCGTCCAGCGCCCGAACCGGTGCATCGCGCCGGCCGCGGCGAACCGCTGCTCCTGCTGCACGGCGTGCTGCTCACCTGGCAGTCCTGGGGTGCCGTGCTGGACGAACTGGCCACCGAGCACAGCGTGCTCGCGCCCACCTTCCCCGGCCACTGGGGCGGACCCGAGGCCGCCCGGCCCGTCACCGTCGCCGCCCTGGTCGATCATTGCGAACGGCTGCTGGACGAATCCGGCTGGGAGACAGCGCATATCGCGGGCAACTCACTGGGCGGCTGGGTCGCGCTCGAACTGGCCGCTCGCGGCCGCGCCCGCACCTGCACCGCCATCGCGCCCGCCGGACTGTGGCGCACCCCGGCCGCCGCCGATGCGCTGCTGCGCAAGTTCCGGGCCTTCGGCCCGCTGCTCGGTCTGGAGCCGGGCCGGCCCTCGACCACACCGAGCCTGCTGCGCAGCCTGCTGCTCCCGCTGCTCGCGAATCGGCCCGCCGCGGTGCCCAATCCGCTGGCCAAGGCCATGACGGCGGCCATCACCGAATGCGCCATCGTCGACGATCTGGCGGCCGATCCCGGCCTGCCGACCGGCTTCACCGGCCTCGGCGAGCTGTCGGCGCCCACGACGGTGCTGCTGCCCGAGCACGACCGGGTCCTGCCGCCGCACGTCTATCAGCCGCTGACTTCCTCGGGGGCCGTCGAGGTGCGACCGCTGCACGGCCTCGGCCACGTTCCCATGCTCGAGGCGCCGGATGTGATCACCGCCGAGGTCCGCGCCACCATCGCACGCGCCGCCGCCGTCCATCCGGGCTGA
- the macS gene encoding MacS family sensor histidine kinase → MTSGTETDPDWAASAPLWRAVQAFRLVTLLYAVGQQIASVSYYSNQRLSWFLIAIMVVWSGISAVLLSQWRIRHHPRVRTAVVIGDHVVVIALIFATRLVSNYDWYHHHQTLPTTLWAANAVVSAAILRGPLGGIASGLLIAGAVITARAQWDFDVWRDATLPVLISVGLALGLASNTARRAHAQLQRAVRLTAASEERERLAREVHDGVLQVLSYIKRRGDEIGGPTAELARRAGEQEVALRVLISEQGRRPDAGGAEEDLRPLLTAQATPSVFVSTPGEPVPLGRWAARELAAAVAAALANVVQHAGPGAKAYVLLEDTGDELIVSVRDDGPGIPPGRLAEAEGQGRMGVSRSIVGRVEALGGTAHLLFEAAPADDDEEGAGAEWEFRVPRSRRP, encoded by the coding sequence GTGACCTCCGGGACCGAGACCGATCCGGATTGGGCCGCCTCCGCGCCACTGTGGCGGGCGGTACAGGCTTTTCGCCTGGTCACCCTGCTGTACGCGGTGGGCCAGCAGATCGCGTCGGTGTCCTACTACAGCAATCAGCGGCTGAGCTGGTTTCTGATCGCCATCATGGTGGTGTGGTCGGGGATCTCGGCGGTGTTGTTGTCGCAGTGGCGGATTCGCCATCATCCCCGGGTCCGCACCGCCGTGGTGATCGGCGACCACGTGGTGGTCATCGCCCTGATCTTCGCCACCCGCCTGGTCTCGAACTACGACTGGTATCACCACCATCAGACGCTGCCGACCACCCTGTGGGCGGCCAATGCCGTTGTCTCCGCGGCGATTCTGCGCGGGCCGCTGGGCGGCATCGCCTCGGGGCTGCTGATCGCCGGTGCGGTGATCACCGCCCGCGCCCAATGGGATTTCGACGTGTGGCGCGACGCCACCCTGCCGGTGCTGATCTCGGTCGGGCTGGCGCTGGGCCTGGCCTCCAACACCGCCCGTCGCGCCCACGCGCAGCTCCAGCGCGCGGTGCGGCTCACCGCCGCCTCCGAGGAACGCGAACGGCTGGCGCGGGAAGTGCACGACGGCGTGCTGCAGGTGCTGAGCTACATCAAACGCCGGGGCGACGAAATCGGCGGGCCCACCGCGGAATTGGCGCGGCGCGCCGGAGAGCAGGAGGTGGCGCTGCGGGTGCTCATCTCCGAACAGGGCAGGCGGCCCGACGCCGGGGGCGCGGAGGAGGATCTGCGGCCCCTGCTCACCGCCCAGGCCACCCCGTCGGTCTTCGTGTCCACGCCCGGCGAGCCGGTGCCGCTGGGTCGCTGGGCGGCCCGTGAACTCGCCGCCGCCGTGGCCGCCGCCCTCGCCAACGTGGTGCAGCACGCCGGACCGGGCGCGAAAGCCTATGTGCTGCTGGAGGACACCGGCGACGAGCTCATCGTGAGCGTGCGCGACGACGGCCCCGGCATACCGCCCGGGCGCCTGGCCGAGGCGGAAGGTCAAGGGCGCATGGGCGTTTCGCGCTCCATCGTCGGCCGCGTCGAGGCGCTCGGCGGGACCGCGCACCTGCTGTTCGAGGCGGCGCCCGCGGACGACGACGAGGAGGGGGCCGGTGCGGAATGGGAGTTCCGGGTCCCGCGCTCACGGCGACCGTGA
- a CDS encoding NYN domain-containing protein, with translation MSVSEMAPGVEEVAGIMHGADSTELSGSTTGLGNAGGNATIALGGNATDVRRVLLVWDAPNLDMGLGAILGGRPTAAYRPRFDALGRWLLARTAELSVGATTRVEPEATVFTNIAPGTADVVRPWVEALRNVGYAVFAKPKIDEDSDVDSDMLGHIELRRRGAGLAGIMVASADGQAFRAPLEEIAAAGVPVQVLGFREHASWAVTSDILEFIDLEDIPGVFREPLPRVSLDSLPDEGAWLQPFRPLSALLTSRPAQGVA, from the coding sequence ATGAGCGTCAGCGAGATGGCCCCGGGGGTCGAGGAAGTTGCCGGAATAATGCACGGCGCCGATTCGACCGAACTATCGGGCTCCACGACCGGGCTCGGCAATGCCGGCGGCAATGCCACCATCGCCTTGGGCGGCAATGCCACCGACGTGCGCCGCGTCCTGCTGGTCTGGGATGCGCCGAATTTGGATATGGGTTTGGGCGCCATCCTCGGCGGCCGCCCGACCGCCGCCTACCGCCCGCGCTTCGACGCGCTGGGCCGCTGGCTGCTGGCCCGCACCGCCGAACTGTCGGTGGGCGCGACGACCCGGGTCGAGCCCGAGGCCACCGTCTTCACCAATATCGCGCCGGGCACCGCGGATGTGGTGCGCCCCTGGGTCGAGGCGCTGCGCAATGTCGGCTACGCCGTCTTCGCCAAACCCAAGATCGACGAAGACTCCGATGTCGACAGCGACATGCTCGGCCACATCGAACTACGCCGTCGCGGTGCCGGTTTGGCCGGGATCATGGTGGCCTCCGCCGACGGTCAGGCCTTCCGCGCGCCCCTCGAGGAGATCGCCGCCGCCGGGGTGCCGGTTCAGGTGCTGGGTTTCCGCGAGCACGCGAGTTGGGCCGTCACGTCGGATATCCTCGAGTTCATCGACCTCGAGGACATCCCGGGCGTGTTCCGCGAACCGCTGCCCCGGGTCAGCCTCGACTCGCTGCCCGACGAGGGTGCGTGGCTGCAGCCGTTCCGGCCGCTGTCGGCCCTGCTCACCTCCCGCCCCGCTCAAGGAGTCGCTTAG
- a CDS encoding MMPL family transporter has product MFTRWGDLVYKLRYTVLGVVVAAMLSLGAFGFGLENHLSSSGWFDPNSQSSQASMLKDQVYGRDHNSDVIVLYSAPNGDTIDDPAWNQKVINSLNALPSKYPEISAINASPWKLDVPSSQLAQAASQDRKHAFASIAIKGDNDTDMVRNYRTVKNADAFSIPGVQVEVAGLQPVAGTLNDTMAQDQKRMEMIAIPVVAVLLFFIFGGIVAAALPLIIGGLTVVGANGIVMGITKFTEVNSFVSPVVSMIGLGLAIDYGLFIVSRYREEVADGYDTRAAVRRTVQTAGRTVIFSATMIIAASAGMLLFPQGFLKSVAYGTIATVALAALSALTILPALLSILGPRVDALGLKWFRKSKTSEEIENGFWGKITAWVMKHPLKVAIPITVGLLLLIIPVKNLQFGGISETYLPPNNPTRLAQQHFDEIFPLRKADPVQLVIVTDNPKNIGTILNEANHARGLQPNTSFSLPQTPPNGSNVWSTTRPLLKGADIKETMDDLRSIDVPDGAEVMVTGTPVMMQDSIDQLVERMPLMIALVVLVTTILMFLTFGSLVLPIKAALMSALGLGSTLGILTWIFIDGHGATLLNFTPQPIMSPVLVLIISVVYGLSIDYEVFLLSRMVEARTQGASTTEAVRSGTAQTGRIITAAALILLVVTGAFAFSDLVMMQYIAYGMVAALFIDATVLRMLLVPATMKLLGDDCWWAPKWMKRIQQKIGLGEPILDDERPGGGEVVDLVKTTPVTDPVTMQIPVLADGSPASKPRKPRPRRAVHVDSEAPTQRIITNPTPAPAAPTPATPAVTPGSQAPPVAPAPSADAKRPAPGLPSATARPGRGVTPSTSTTPSFIANPGGSDTGSSNPAGPAAASPLAGVVPTPESHSGTGTPGAPSPAPSTPAAPAEPGGPALPPRRVTSAASADAPTTDLGSGANLAPHPIGDFASPGKGAANPGAVPSISRPAPPATPEDAPAPAMGSERVLPPPGAKLPPHPATRAQLYQPHPEQPADSAATEEHPASPAPDGEPEAGEQPAGRSSIEGWMSDLRSARRKPKPEDDDDAKHRGGEGRQVSVNELLRRQNRD; this is encoded by the coding sequence GTGTTCACCCGCTGGGGCGACCTGGTCTACAAGCTGCGCTACACCGTGCTCGGTGTGGTTGTGGCCGCAATGCTCTCGCTCGGAGCTTTCGGATTCGGCTTGGAAAACCATCTCAGTTCCAGCGGATGGTTCGACCCGAATTCCCAGTCGTCCCAGGCGTCCATGCTCAAGGACCAGGTGTACGGGCGCGATCACAACAGCGATGTGATCGTGCTGTACTCCGCGCCCAACGGCGACACCATCGATGATCCGGCGTGGAATCAGAAGGTCATCAACAGCCTCAACGCGCTGCCGTCGAAGTATCCCGAGATCAGCGCGATCAATGCCTCGCCCTGGAAGCTGGACGTCCCCAGTTCGCAACTGGCCCAGGCGGCCAGCCAGGATCGCAAGCACGCCTTCGCCTCGATCGCCATCAAGGGCGACAACGACACCGACATGGTGCGCAACTACCGGACGGTCAAGAACGCCGACGCGTTCAGCATTCCGGGCGTGCAGGTCGAGGTCGCCGGTCTGCAGCCGGTGGCGGGCACGCTGAACGACACCATGGCGCAGGATCAGAAGCGCATGGAGATGATCGCCATCCCGGTGGTCGCGGTGCTGCTGTTCTTCATCTTCGGCGGCATCGTGGCGGCCGCGCTGCCCCTGATCATCGGTGGTCTCACGGTGGTCGGCGCGAACGGCATCGTCATGGGGATCACCAAGTTCACCGAGGTGAACTCCTTTGTCTCGCCCGTGGTTTCGATGATCGGCCTGGGTCTGGCCATCGACTACGGCCTGTTCATCGTGAGCCGTTATCGCGAGGAGGTCGCCGACGGCTACGACACCCGGGCGGCCGTGCGCCGCACGGTGCAGACCGCCGGGCGCACCGTCATCTTCTCGGCGACGATGATCATCGCGGCCAGCGCCGGCATGCTGCTGTTCCCGCAGGGCTTCCTGAAGTCGGTGGCCTACGGCACCATCGCGACGGTCGCGCTGGCCGCGCTGTCGGCGCTCACCATCCTGCCCGCGCTGCTGTCGATCCTGGGTCCGCGCGTGGATGCGCTGGGGCTCAAGTGGTTCCGCAAGTCCAAGACCAGCGAGGAGATCGAGAACGGCTTCTGGGGCAAGATCACCGCGTGGGTGATGAAGCACCCGCTCAAGGTGGCCATCCCGATCACCGTCGGACTGCTGCTGTTGATCATCCCGGTCAAGAACCTGCAGTTCGGCGGCATCAGCGAAACCTATCTGCCGCCGAACAACCCAACCCGGCTGGCGCAGCAGCACTTCGACGAGATCTTCCCGCTGCGCAAGGCCGACCCGGTGCAGCTGGTCATCGTCACCGACAATCCGAAGAACATCGGCACCATCCTCAACGAGGCCAACCACGCGCGCGGGCTGCAGCCCAACACCTCGTTCTCGCTGCCGCAGACCCCGCCCAACGGCTCCAATGTCTGGTCGACCACACGGCCGCTGCTCAAGGGCGCCGACATCAAGGAGACGATGGACGATCTGCGCTCCATCGACGTCCCGGACGGCGCCGAGGTGATGGTGACCGGAACCCCGGTCATGATGCAGGACAGCATCGATCAGCTGGTCGAACGCATGCCGCTGATGATCGCGCTGGTGGTGCTGGTGACCACCATCCTGATGTTCCTCACCTTCGGCTCGCTGGTGCTGCCGATCAAGGCCGCGCTCATGAGCGCGCTCGGCCTCGGTTCCACGCTCGGCATCCTGACCTGGATCTTCATCGACGGCCACGGTGCGACGCTGCTGAATTTCACGCCGCAGCCGATCATGTCGCCGGTGCTGGTGCTGATCATCTCCGTGGTCTACGGCCTCTCCATCGACTACGAGGTCTTCCTGCTCTCGCGCATGGTCGAGGCGCGCACCCAGGGCGCGTCCACCACCGAGGCGGTGCGCTCGGGTACCGCGCAGACCGGGCGCATCATCACCGCGGCCGCCTTGATTCTGCTGGTCGTCACGGGCGCGTTCGCGTTCTCCGACCTGGTGATGATGCAGTACATCGCCTACGGCATGGTGGCGGCGCTGTTCATCGACGCGACCGTGCTGCGCATGCTGCTGGTCCCGGCCACCATGAAGCTGCTCGGCGACGACTGCTGGTGGGCGCCCAAGTGGATGAAGAGGATTCAGCAGAAGATCGGCCTGGGCGAGCCCATCCTCGACGATGAGCGGCCCGGCGGCGGCGAGGTGGTCGACCTGGTCAAGACCACCCCGGTGACCGATCCGGTCACTATGCAGATTCCGGTGCTCGCCGATGGGTCGCCGGCGTCCAAGCCGCGCAAACCGCGCCCGCGCCGCGCCGTGCACGTGGACAGCGAAGCGCCGACACAGCGGATCATCACCAACCCGACGCCCGCTCCGGCGGCCCCCACCCCGGCGACGCCGGCCGTGACCCCCGGTTCGCAGGCGCCGCCGGTCGCCCCGGCGCCGTCCGCCGACGCGAAGCGCCCCGCGCCCGGATTGCCTTCTGCCACCGCGCGTCCTGGCCGCGGCGTCACGCCGTCGACCAGCACCACGCCGTCGTTCATCGCGAACCCGGGCGGTTCGGACACCGGTAGCTCGAACCCGGCTGGCCCGGCGGCGGCGAGCCCGCTGGCCGGAGTGGTGCCGACACCGGAATCCCATTCCGGCACCGGCACGCCCGGCGCGCCGAGCCCGGCCCCCAGCACGCCCGCCGCCCCGGCGGAACCCGGCGGCCCCGCACTGCCACCACGCCGGGTGACCAGCGCGGCATCGGCGGACGCCCCGACCACCGATCTCGGCTCCGGCGCCAACCTGGCCCCGCACCCCATCGGCGACTTCGCCTCCCCCGGTAAGGGCGCCGCGAATCCCGGTGCGGTGCCGTCCATCTCGCGGCCCGCCCCGCCCGCGACTCCGGAGGATGCGCCCGCGCCCGCGATGGGTTCGGAGCGGGTGCTGCCGCCGCCGGGAGCCAAGCTGCCGCCGCATCCGGCGACCCGGGCCCAGCTGTATCAGCCGCACCCCGAGCAGCCCGCGGATTCGGCTGCCACGGAGGAACATCCGGCCAGTCCGGCACCCGACGGTGAACCGGAGGCGGGCGAGCAGCCGGCCGGTCGCAGCAGTATCGAGGGCTGGATGTCGGATCTGCGGTCGGCGCGGCGTAAGCCCAAGCCGGAGGACGACGACGATGCCAAGCATCGGGGCGGCGAGGGACGGCAGGTCAGCGTGAACGAACTGCTGCGCCGCCAGAACCGCGACTGA
- a CDS encoding DUF2339 domain-containing protein, with protein sequence MADMNLAIDPRLIARLSTEFTSLSEHLNVLGRDLETLRDQVVAENTRTTAQPMSNPTPVVSPEAAGATMPPMPGPEAAAAGPAAQGRPGTGPSASRNPWPSAPGIVAGQQIPTVPTGAASAGRPPLGGVRQPVPPGAPGWVQRPTAGWGPAPTGTVAGQPTPWSGAPRPRVGPTLYQPMPALPNQRGRAYARPVRAPWWQREGVISRVLAVAGVGVTLIGVVMLLVLAAQAGFFGPVPRVVAGALFSGVLVFAGTRVYAKAGGRVGGIALAATGIAGGYLDVVATTSIYHWLNPIVGYVLALGIAAGGVALAVQWRAQALAVLTVLGAAVLAPFVTTTLIALLGFLIVLQIAALPVHSVRDWPLLHFARTVPAVLTTLAAVAAVALGLDSDASAPADRWQVLAAAIVIAVAGLAGAVLGTRRRAGDVSASLAFASATLPMLAAPIMFGRTGSIVVSASFAAVPLIVAVLPWLPKIGAALRIPGHLAVVSALAGAFALLEACIGVSRVQTLPLALAVVTLGFLGVAGQQRSRIAGGLGAGYGVLGAVTFVLRADPATLANQTEAEAHLDVSTGLSACALLGVLVVAGWCARRLGLLERESEATTLAVFAGIGGLYTVTALTVSLGVATGSPDGFRAGHGIATVVWMIAATAALLFGLRRLSRAPQRAKVALGAGLLVTSAALAKLFLFDLATLDGLLRAGAFLVVGVLLLVVGTRYARAFADMDARTPTA encoded by the coding sequence ATGGCGGACATGAATCTCGCCATCGATCCTCGCCTGATCGCGCGGCTGTCGACTGAATTCACCTCGCTCAGCGAGCACCTGAACGTCCTCGGCCGCGATCTCGAAACCCTGCGCGACCAGGTTGTCGCCGAAAACACCCGTACCACAGCGCAGCCCATGTCCAACCCCACGCCCGTCGTCTCTCCGGAGGCGGCGGGCGCGACCATGCCCCCGATGCCGGGGCCCGAGGCGGCCGCCGCCGGTCCAGCCGCGCAAGGCAGGCCGGGTACGGGACCGTCCGCGAGTCGGAACCCGTGGCCGAGCGCACCCGGAATTGTTGCGGGACAGCAGATTCCGACCGTCCCTACCGGCGCAGCCTCGGCTGGTCGGCCACCGCTCGGCGGTGTGCGGCAGCCGGTGCCGCCCGGCGCTCCCGGCTGGGTGCAGCGGCCGACCGCCGGATGGGGGCCAGCGCCAACCGGAACCGTTGCGGGACAGCCCACGCCGTGGTCCGGCGCGCCACGCCCGCGCGTGGGTCCTACCCTCTACCAGCCCATGCCGGCGCTGCCGAATCAGCGGGGCCGCGCGTACGCCCGCCCGGTGCGTGCGCCGTGGTGGCAGCGGGAAGGGGTGATCAGCCGGGTGCTGGCCGTGGCCGGTGTCGGGGTGACGCTGATCGGCGTGGTCATGCTGCTGGTGCTGGCGGCGCAGGCCGGTTTCTTCGGTCCGGTGCCGAGAGTCGTTGCGGGAGCCCTGTTCTCGGGCGTGCTGGTGTTCGCAGGCACGCGGGTCTACGCCAAGGCCGGTGGGCGGGTCGGAGGAATCGCGTTGGCGGCCACCGGTATCGCAGGGGGATACCTGGACGTGGTCGCGACGACCTCGATCTACCACTGGCTGAATCCGATCGTCGGATACGTGCTGGCGCTGGGAATCGCCGCGGGCGGGGTGGCCCTGGCCGTCCAGTGGCGAGCCCAGGCGCTCGCGGTGCTGACGGTGCTGGGCGCGGCGGTGCTCGCACCGTTCGTGACCACCACCCTGATCGCCCTGCTGGGCTTCCTGATCGTGTTGCAGATCGCCGCGCTCCCCGTGCACTCGGTGCGTGACTGGCCGTTGCTGCACTTCGCGCGGACCGTGCCCGCGGTGCTCACTACTCTGGCCGCGGTGGCCGCGGTGGCATTGGGCCTCGACAGTGACGCGAGCGCCCCTGCCGACCGGTGGCAGGTGCTGGCCGCGGCCATCGTCATCGCGGTCGCTGGGTTGGCGGGCGCGGTGCTCGGCACGCGGCGACGCGCCGGGGACGTGTCGGCGAGCCTGGCATTCGCCTCGGCGACCCTGCCGATGTTGGCCGCGCCGATCATGTTCGGCCGCACCGGCTCGATCGTGGTGTCCGCGTCGTTCGCGGCCGTGCCGCTGATCGTCGCGGTCCTGCCGTGGCTGCCGAAAATCGGCGCCGCGCTGCGGATTCCGGGCCATCTGGCCGTCGTGTCCGCGCTCGCGGGCGCGTTCGCGCTGTTGGAAGCGTGCATCGGGGTCTCGCGGGTGCAGACCCTGCCGCTCGCGCTGGCCGTGGTCACCCTGGGCTTCCTGGGGGTGGCGGGTCAGCAGCGGTCGCGGATCGCCGGGGGCCTCGGTGCGGGCTACGGTGTGCTGGGCGCGGTGACGTTCGTCCTCCGCGCCGACCCCGCCACGCTGGCGAATCAGACCGAAGCCGAAGCGCACCTGGATGTTTCGACCGGCCTGTCGGCCTGCGCGCTGCTCGGGGTGCTGGTGGTCGCGGGCTGGTGCGCCCGCCGCCTCGGCCTGCTGGAGCGGGAATCCGAGGCCACCACGCTGGCGGTGTTCGCCGGCATCGGCGGGCTGTACACGGTCACCGCGTTGACGGTCTCGCTGGGTGTGGCCACCGGCAGCCCCGACGGTTTCCGGGCCGGGCACGGCATCGCGACCGTGGTGTGGATGATCGCCGCGACCGCCGCCCTGCTGTTCGGTCTGCGCCGGCTGTCGCGGGCCCCGCAGCGGGCGAAGGTCGCACTCGGCGCCGGACTGCTGGTCACCTCGGCGGCGCTGGCCAAGCTGTTCCTGTTCGACCTCGCCACCCTCGACGGGCTGCTGCGCGCCGGGGCGTTCCTGGTGGTGGGCGTGCTGCTGCTGGTGGTCGGCACCCGCTACGCGCGAGCCTTCGCCGACATGGACGCCCGCACACCGACTGCCTGA
- a CDS encoding DUF1707 SHOCT-like domain-containing protein: MGDRDLRVSDVEREHVGRLLQRAVGLGMLSLGEFTERMDTALAAKTRGELNAVLVDLPGVRLVGQPAPAAPGWAPAQPRWMPQPRYVQAQAQYAQGQAHYLPGHRMAPAVPGNVIRARLSSVDRKGSWQVPPTLMINSFMGSVKLDFTQAVMSTQVVEIHVNDTCASLELIVPAEATVDLNNIDLVASSAETKVRTGPPIGPLHIIVHGTLRFSSVTAKQPFAATWKKFLNGA, from the coding sequence ATCGGCGACCGAGATCTACGGGTATCTGATGTAGAACGCGAACATGTCGGACGGCTGCTGCAGCGCGCGGTCGGGCTCGGCATGCTGTCGCTGGGGGAATTCACCGAGCGCATGGACACCGCGCTCGCGGCCAAGACCCGCGGCGAACTCAATGCGGTGCTGGTGGATCTGCCGGGCGTCCGGCTGGTCGGCCAGCCCGCCCCCGCCGCGCCGGGCTGGGCGCCGGCGCAGCCCCGCTGGATGCCGCAACCGCGATACGTCCAGGCGCAGGCCCAGTACGCGCAGGGGCAAGCCCACTACCTGCCGGGGCATCGGATGGCGCCGGCCGTGCCGGGCAACGTGATTCGCGCCCGGCTGTCCAGCGTGGATCGCAAGGGCAGTTGGCAGGTGCCGCCGACCTTGATGATCAACAGCTTCATGGGCAGCGTGAAACTGGACTTCACCCAGGCCGTCATGTCCACCCAGGTGGTGGAGATCCACGTCAACGACACCTGCGCGTCGCTCGAGCTGATCGTGCCGGCCGAGGCCACCGTGGACCTGAACAATATCGATCTGGTGGCCTCCAGCGCCGAGACCAAGGTGCGCACCGGTCCGCCCATCGGGCCGCTGCACATCATCGTGCACGGCACACTGCGTTTCAGCTCCGTCACGGCCAAGCAGCCCTTCGCGGCCACCTGGAAGAAGTTCCTCAACGGTGCGTGA
- a CDS encoding response regulator produces MTDTDRQITVMVVDDHPIWREGVARDLAEAGFDVVATADGVRAAGARAAAVRPAVVLMDMQLPDGNGADATAEVLRVSPRTRVLVLSASAERDDVLDAIKAGATGYLVKSASATELLDAVRATAAGQAVFTPGLAGLVLGEFRRIANTPEDRDAPHRPALTDRETEVLRMVAKGLSAKQIATRLSLSHRTVENHVQSTLRKLQLGNRVELTRYAIEQGLDE; encoded by the coding sequence ATGACCGACACCGACCGGCAGATCACCGTCATGGTGGTCGACGATCACCCGATCTGGCGCGAAGGCGTGGCCCGCGACCTGGCCGAGGCCGGCTTCGACGTGGTCGCCACCGCCGACGGCGTGCGCGCCGCCGGGGCCCGCGCCGCCGCCGTGCGACCGGCCGTGGTGCTCATGGACATGCAATTGCCCGACGGCAATGGCGCGGACGCCACCGCCGAGGTGCTGCGCGTCTCGCCCCGCACCCGGGTGCTGGTGCTGTCGGCGTCGGCCGAACGCGACGACGTGCTTGACGCCATCAAGGCGGGGGCCACCGGCTACCTGGTCAAGAGCGCCTCGGCCACCGAACTGCTGGATGCCGTCCGCGCCACCGCGGCGGGCCAGGCCGTGTTCACCCCCGGGCTGGCCGGACTGGTGCTCGGCGAGTTCCGCCGCATCGCCAATACCCCCGAAGACCGCGACGCCCCGCATCGCCCCGCCCTCACCGACCGGGAGACCGAGGTGCTGCGCATGGTGGCGAAGGGCTTGTCCGCCAAGCAGATCGCCACCCGGCTGAGCCTGAGCCACCGCACCGTCGAGAACCACGTGCAGTCCACGCTGCGCAAACTGCAGCTCGGCAATCGCGTGGAGTTGACCCGGTACGCCATCGAGCAGGGCCTCGACGAGTAA
- the trmB gene encoding tRNA (guanosine(46)-N7)-methyltransferase TrmB: protein MDAVNDAANQPMGNRLYPRVTSFRARRGAVSPARQDAWDRVWPVIGKDVSDEKLDADAWFGRSAPLIVEIGCGTGTATAAMAQAEPQFNLIGIEVYKPGLAQLVQRIEREGIDNIRLLRGDAVDVLENMVAPESLTGVRVFFPDPWPKARHHKRRLLQPETFALIASRLIPGGVLHVATDHADYAEWIGLYGNAEPQLIGMNEPTGGDPDAYKNKAPIGFERPITKFENKGLRAGSAITEFIWGKIES, encoded by the coding sequence ATGGACGCCGTGAACGACGCCGCAAACCAACCCATGGGTAACCGCCTCTACCCCCGCGTCACCAGCTTCCGCGCCCGGCGCGGCGCGGTGTCGCCGGCGCGGCAGGACGCCTGGGATCGGGTGTGGCCGGTCATCGGCAAGGACGTGTCCGACGAAAAGCTGGACGCCGACGCCTGGTTCGGCCGCTCCGCCCCGCTGATCGTCGAGATCGGCTGCGGCACCGGCACGGCCACCGCGGCCATGGCGCAGGCCGAGCCGCAGTTCAACCTGATCGGCATCGAGGTCTACAAGCCGGGTCTGGCCCAATTGGTGCAGCGGATCGAACGCGAGGGCATCGACAACATCCGGCTGTTGCGCGGTGATGCCGTGGATGTCCTGGAAAATATGGTTGCTCCCGAATCGCTGACGGGCGTTCGCGTGTTTTTTCCGGACCCGTGGCCGAAAGCGCGACATCACAAGCGCCGCCTGCTGCAGCCGGAAACCTTCGCACTCATCGCAAGTCGGCTGATTCCCGGCGGCGTGTTGCACGTCGCGACCGATCACGCGGATTACGCCGAGTGGATCGGCCTGTACGGAAATGCGGAACCGCAGCTCATCGGCATGAACGAGCCGACCGGTGGCGATCCGGACGCCTATAAAAACAAGGCACCGATCGGTTTCGAACGTCCGATTACCAAGTTCGAAAACAAAGGACTCCGCGCGGGTAGCGCCATCACCGAGTTCATCTGGGGGAAGATCGAATCATGA